A window of the Aspergillus flavus chromosome 6, complete sequence genome harbors these coding sequences:
- a CDS encoding phosphatidylserine decarboxylase family protein, whose translation MAHKHGKHTPRLHRFGKWMPSTLDSHHEWLGGLIAHVDSKADQELHPVMKEFQHLIETNTRIYLLIEAMFTEVPRNRVYAKDPTGCPQIRDYKHMIQVLNHLLTTAPSWSDFTHRVGLVGLPINAVLDWPMGTPSGYAAFLDPEINAMIKKVLNAWGEYLQSPESAHVLDDSQYGWFGETGKNNLVTVANVGKTNHSFEDMFVCDPSQKYHGYKSWDDFFTRVFRPGIRPVASPDDDNVIANACESQPYKVARDVKGRDIFWIKSQPYSVFDMLAHDSLAKQFIGGTVYQAFLSALSYHRWHAPVSGKIVKAYVVDGTYYSEPLFEGLGDPHPHDIDSVGEVTAQEYITAVATRALIFIESDNPAIGLMAFLGVGMCEVSTCQITVSEGQHVKKGDEIGMFHFGGSTHCLLFRKGVNVNEFPSTETDQNVPVKAQVAVVTP comes from the exons ATGGCACATAAGCACGGAAAGCATACTCCTCGTCTTCACAG ATTCGGAAAATGGATGCCCTCCACCCTCGACAGCCATCACGAATGGCTGGGCGGGCTAATTGCCCACGTCGACAGCAAAGCCGACCAGGAACTTCACCCGGTGATGAAGGAATTCCAACACCTCATTGAAACCAACACAAGGATCTATCTCCTTATAGAAGCTATGTTCACCGAGGTCCCCCGTAACAGAGTCTACGCCAAAGACCCAACAGGATGTCCCCAGATCCGAGACTACAAGCATATGATCCAGGTACTGAATCATCTCCTCACGACGGCGCCTTCATGGAGTGACTTCACCCATCGCGTCGGTCTCGTCGGGCTACCCATTAATGCAGTACTGGACTGGCCCATGGGCACACCCAGCGGGTACGCTGCGTTTCTAGATCCAGAGATCAACGCCATGATCAAAAAGGTACTCAACGCCTGGGGCGAGTATCTACAATCCCCTGAGTCGGCCCATGTGCTAGATGATTCGCAATACGGATGGTTCGGTGAAACGGGGAAGAATAACCTCGTCACAGTAGCTAATGTAGGAAAGACAAACCACTCATTCGAGGATATGTTTGTCTGTGACCCCTCCCAGAAATACCACGGGTACAAATCATGGGATGATTTCTTTACTCGGGTCTTCCGACCAGGTATTCGCCCTGTTGCATCACCAGACGACGACAACGTAATAGCCAACGCCTGCGAGTCGCAACCTTACAAGGTGGCTCGCGATGTCAAGGGAAGAGACATTTTCTGGATAAAGAGTCAGCCGTATTCGGTCTTTGATATGCTGGCGCATGACTCTCTTGCTAAACAATTTATCGGTGGAACAGTCTATCAAGCTTTCCTGAGCGCGCTGAGCTACCACCGCTGGCATGCGCCTGTCAGCGGCAAGATTGTGAAGGCCTATGTTGTTGACGGGACGTATTACTCTGAGCCGCTGTTCGAAGGTCTAGGAGATCCACATCCCCATGATATCGATTCTGTTGGAGAGGTCACGGCCCAGGAGTACATTACGGCGGTTGCCACGAGGGCATTGATCTTTATCGAAAGTGATAACCCTGCCATTGGGCTAATGGCTTTCCTTGGTGTCGGAATGTGCGAAGTTTCGACCTGCCAGATCACAGTCTCTGAGGGTCAACATGTTAAGAAGGGAGACGAGATAGGAATGTTCCATTTTGGCGGGTCAACACATTGTCTCCTGTTCCGCAAGGGTGTGAATGTCAATGAATTCCCATCTACGGAGACGGACCAAAACGTCCCAGTGAAGGCCCAGGTTGCTGTTGTGACCCCTTGA